From a single Cnuibacter physcomitrellae genomic region:
- a CDS encoding alpha-1,4-glucan--maltose-1-phosphate maltosyltransferase, protein MARVSESEQLPSFSPAIGRIPILDEQPVVDGGRWPAKAYAGEVLPFSATVFREGHDAVGAHLELESPAGVLTDVPLARVHSWDDRYRALAQVTSEGPWRFRIRAFSDDFATWEHNATIKIANGVDVELMFTIGAELFKRLSKEKGRPVPTKALFKTVSQTLSDKRLPVEERLAPIHSEEVASALTSRPAQSLVTYSEWHPLVVERARAGVGAWYELFPRSVGAEQAADGTWTSGTLRSAAERLPAVAAMGFDVVYLPPVHPIGSAFRKGRNNTLDPQPGDPGSPWAIGGAAGGHDAIHPDLGTQADFAEFVAAAAREGLEVAMDFALQASPDHPWVTEHPEWFTTLPDGSIAYAENPPKKYQDIYPINFDNDPEGIRQEALRILLHWIAFGVRIFRVDNPHTKPVDFWEWVIHEVNRRHPDVVFLAEAFTRPAMMQTLGKVGFQQSYSYFTWRNTKEELTEFFEMLGEWAPYYRANLFVNTPDILTEYLQFGGRPAYEIRAILAATASPSWGVYSGYELVENVARPGSEENIDNEKYEYKPRDFAAAEAAGTSLAPLITRLNAIRREHASLRDVRTIDVHWSDDDAVLVYSKHLDARFAPSGESDTVLVVVNTDPHSVRETTVHLDPTRFGLEADSEFTVRDLLTGQEFVWGQHDYVRLDSFTQPAHILHVQHERGDD, encoded by the coding sequence GTGGCACGAGTCTCAGAGTCGGAACAGCTCCCGTCGTTCTCGCCGGCGATCGGCCGGATCCCCATCCTCGACGAGCAGCCCGTCGTCGACGGCGGCCGCTGGCCCGCGAAGGCCTATGCCGGGGAGGTGCTCCCCTTCAGCGCGACCGTGTTCCGCGAGGGACACGACGCGGTGGGCGCCCACCTCGAGCTCGAGTCGCCCGCGGGCGTGCTGACGGACGTCCCGCTCGCCCGGGTCCACTCCTGGGACGACCGGTACCGGGCGCTCGCTCAGGTGACCTCCGAGGGTCCGTGGCGGTTCCGCATCCGCGCCTTCTCCGACGACTTCGCCACCTGGGAGCACAACGCGACGATCAAGATCGCGAACGGCGTCGACGTCGAGCTGATGTTCACGATCGGCGCCGAGCTGTTCAAGCGCCTCTCGAAGGAGAAGGGGCGTCCCGTCCCGACCAAGGCGCTGTTCAAGACGGTGTCGCAGACCCTCTCCGACAAGCGGCTCCCGGTCGAGGAGCGGCTGGCCCCCATCCACTCGGAGGAGGTCGCCTCCGCCCTCACCTCACGACCGGCCCAGAGCCTCGTGACGTACTCCGAGTGGCATCCCCTCGTCGTGGAGCGCGCCCGCGCGGGCGTCGGCGCCTGGTACGAGCTCTTCCCGCGGTCGGTCGGCGCCGAGCAGGCCGCCGACGGCACCTGGACCAGCGGCACCCTCCGCAGCGCCGCCGAGCGCCTCCCCGCCGTCGCGGCGATGGGGTTCGACGTCGTCTACCTCCCGCCCGTGCATCCGATCGGGTCGGCCTTCCGCAAGGGGCGCAACAACACCCTCGACCCGCAGCCCGGCGATCCGGGCTCGCCGTGGGCCATCGGCGGCGCGGCCGGCGGCCACGACGCCATCCACCCCGATCTCGGCACGCAGGCCGACTTCGCCGAGTTCGTGGCCGCGGCCGCACGCGAGGGGCTCGAGGTCGCGATGGACTTCGCCCTCCAGGCCTCGCCCGACCACCCGTGGGTGACCGAGCATCCGGAGTGGTTCACGACGTTGCCCGACGGGAGCATCGCCTACGCCGAGAACCCGCCGAAGAAGTACCAGGACATCTACCCGATCAACTTCGACAACGATCCGGAGGGCATCCGTCAGGAGGCACTGCGCATCCTGCTGCACTGGATCGCCTTCGGGGTGAGGATCTTCCGGGTCGACAACCCGCACACGAAGCCCGTCGACTTCTGGGAGTGGGTCATCCACGAGGTGAACCGCCGCCACCCCGACGTGGTGTTCCTCGCCGAGGCCTTCACGCGGCCCGCGATGATGCAGACGCTCGGCAAGGTGGGGTTCCAGCAGTCGTACTCGTACTTCACCTGGCGCAACACCAAGGAGGAGCTCACCGAGTTCTTCGAGATGCTCGGCGAGTGGGCGCCGTACTACCGGGCGAACCTGTTCGTGAACACGCCGGACATCCTCACCGAGTACCTCCAGTTCGGCGGACGTCCCGCATACGAGATCCGCGCGATCCTGGCCGCGACGGCATCGCCCTCCTGGGGCGTCTACTCGGGATACGAGCTCGTCGAGAACGTGGCGCGGCCGGGGTCCGAGGAGAACATCGACAACGAGAAGTACGAGTACAAGCCGCGCGACTTCGCCGCGGCCGAGGCCGCCGGTACGTCGCTCGCCCCCCTCATCACCCGGCTGAACGCCATCCGTCGTGAGCACGCCTCCCTGCGCGACGTCCGCACGATCGACGTGCACTGGAGCGACGACGACGCCGTCCTCGTCTACTCCAAGCACCTCGACGCGCGGTTCGCCCCGAGCGGCGAGAGCGACACCGTCCTCGTCGTCGTCAACACCGACCCGCACTCGGTCCGCGAGACCACCGTGCACCTCGACCCCACGCGCTTCGGGCTCGAGGCCGACAGCGAGTTCACCGTGCGCGACCTGCTCACCGGTCAGGAGTTCGTCTGGGGCCAGCACGACTACGTGCGGCTCGACTCGTTCACCCAGCCCGCCCACATCCTCCACGTCCAGCACGAGAGAGGGGACGACTGA